In Nocardia yunnanensis, one DNA window encodes the following:
- a CDS encoding PH domain-containing protein has product MPDTTTPEWDLEVRPHRAIRTVRIVAAVLAAIFVFGGIVLRHGSTGVNFRVSDQIGLALFGLVLAGAVLTLTRPRVRVGKRGVVVRNIVGDNEFRWQDIRGISFPDKKSWARLELAHDEYVPMMAIRSNDRMRAAEAMDRFRELGAKYSAENQS; this is encoded by the coding sequence ATGCCGGACACGACGACTCCCGAATGGGACCTCGAGGTACGCCCGCACCGCGCCATCCGCACCGTGCGCATCGTGGCCGCCGTGCTGGCCGCCATCTTCGTCTTCGGCGGCATCGTGCTGCGGCACGGCTCGACCGGCGTGAACTTCCGGGTCTCCGACCAGATCGGCCTGGCGCTGTTCGGCCTGGTGCTCGCCGGCGCGGTGCTGACCCTGACCCGGCCCCGGGTGCGCGTCGGCAAGCGCGGCGTCGTGGTCCGCAATATCGTGGGCGACAACGAGTTCCGGTGGCAGGACATCCGCGGGATCTCCTTCCCGGACAAGAAGTCCTGGGCGCGACTGGAACTCGCCCACGACGAGTACGTCCCCATGATGGCCATCCGCTCCAACGACCGCATGCGCGCCGCCGAGGCCATGGACCGCTTCCGGGAACTCGGCGCCAAGTACAGCGCCGAGAACCAGAGCTAG
- the ggt gene encoding gamma-glutamyltransferase gives MRRLRRIGSGAAALLLLAGLATACSSSTNQTASCTVSRNGTPVTSGIPAGPTSTNLSLNPEVATGFRTGMTPVRTGDFAVSTANPVATEAACKVLRDGGTAADALIVAQTVLNLVEPQATGIGGGAFLMYYDNTAKTVDAYDGRETAPAAATPDYLRYISAAVHTVPQPNARASGRSIGVPGVLRLLELAHNEHGRQPWKDLFTPAINLADQGFEISPRMAEQIGESKADLARDDNAKAYFLQSDGSPKTAGTKLTNPAFVKTLSAIATDGPNAFYTGAIAADIVDTTATTSASRTPGLLSLADLQSYQAKKRTAVCSPYRDHQICGMPNPSSGGITVESALGILSNFDLSAMKPTDLSGNGDKARDGGKPTAEAVHLIAEAERLAYADRDKYIADSDFVPLPGNSPDKLLDPNYLKQRAALIDPHKSLGTAKPGDFGPVPVGNGLQQPEHGTSHISIVDKYGNAAAMTTTVESAFGSFHFVDGFILNNQLTDFSAEPVDKDGAPVANRLDPGKRPRSSMAPTLVFDRNPDGSRGGLHMVTGSPGGSVIIQFVVKTLVGVLDWGMDPQQAVSMIDFGAANTPTTYLGGEHPAVAAADNGDHDPLVQQLRQEGDQVSVAPQSSGLSALVRDGSGWIGGADPRREGAVLGSPR, from the coding sequence ATGAGGCGCTTGCGACGAATCGGGAGCGGCGCTGCCGCCCTGCTACTGCTAGCCGGATTGGCCACCGCGTGTTCGTCCTCGACGAACCAGACCGCGTCATGCACGGTGTCCCGCAACGGAACTCCCGTCACCTCGGGCATCCCGGCCGGGCCCACCAGCACCAACCTGTCGCTGAACCCGGAGGTCGCCACCGGTTTCCGCACCGGCATGACCCCGGTGCGCACCGGCGATTTCGCGGTCTCGACCGCCAATCCCGTTGCCACGGAAGCCGCCTGCAAGGTGTTGCGCGACGGCGGCACCGCCGCGGACGCGCTCATCGTGGCGCAGACCGTGCTCAACCTGGTCGAACCGCAAGCCACCGGGATCGGCGGCGGCGCGTTCCTGATGTACTACGACAACACCGCCAAGACCGTGGACGCCTACGACGGGCGCGAAACCGCCCCCGCCGCCGCCACCCCGGACTACCTGCGCTACATCAGCGCCGCGGTTCACACTGTGCCGCAACCGAACGCGCGCGCCAGCGGCCGCTCGATCGGCGTGCCCGGCGTGCTGCGACTGCTGGAGCTGGCGCACAACGAGCACGGTAGGCAGCCCTGGAAGGACCTGTTCACCCCGGCCATCAACCTGGCCGATCAGGGCTTCGAGATCTCCCCGCGGATGGCCGAGCAGATCGGCGAATCCAAGGCGGACCTGGCCCGCGACGACAACGCCAAGGCGTATTTCCTGCAGTCGGACGGCAGCCCGAAGACCGCGGGGACCAAGCTGACCAATCCGGCGTTCGTCAAGACGCTCTCGGCCATCGCCACCGACGGACCGAACGCCTTCTACACCGGGGCCATCGCCGCCGATATCGTCGACACCACCGCCACCACCTCCGCCTCGCGCACCCCGGGCCTGCTGTCCCTGGCGGATCTGCAGTCCTATCAGGCCAAGAAGCGCACCGCGGTCTGCTCGCCCTACCGCGATCACCAGATCTGCGGCATGCCCAACCCGTCCTCGGGCGGCATCACCGTGGAATCCGCCCTGGGCATTCTGTCCAACTTCGACCTCTCGGCCATGAAACCAACCGATCTGTCCGGCAATGGTGACAAGGCCCGCGACGGCGGCAAGCCCACCGCCGAGGCGGTGCACCTGATCGCCGAGGCCGAACGCCTCGCCTACGCCGACCGCGACAAGTACATCGCCGACTCCGATTTCGTTCCGCTGCCGGGCAATTCACCCGACAAGCTGCTGGACCCGAACTATCTCAAGCAGCGCGCGGCGCTCATCGACCCGCACAAGAGCCTCGGCACCGCCAAACCCGGCGACTTCGGCCCCGTGCCGGTGGGCAACGGCCTGCAGCAGCCCGAACACGGCACCAGCCACATCTCCATCGTCGACAAGTACGGCAATGCCGCCGCCATGACCACCACCGTCGAATCCGCCTTCGGCTCTTTCCATTTCGTCGACGGCTTCATCCTCAACAACCAGCTCACCGACTTCTCCGCCGAACCCGTGGACAAGGACGGCGCACCCGTCGCCAACCGCCTCGACCCCGGCAAACGCCCCCGCAGCTCGATGGCGCCCACCCTCGTGTTCGACCGCAACCCCGACGGCTCGCGCGGCGGGCTGCACATGGTCACCGGATCCCCCGGCGGCTCGGTCATCATCCAGTTCGTGGTGAAAACCCTGGTGGGCGTGCTGGATTGGGGCATGGACCCGCAGCAGGCGGTCTCCATGATCGACTTCGGGGCCGCCAACACCCCCACCACCTACCTGGGCGGTGAACATCCCGCCGTCGCGGCCGCCGACAACGGCGACCACGATCCGCTCGTGCAGCAACTGCGCCAGGAGGGCGATCAGGTCTCGGTCGCACCGCAATCCAGCGGTCTGTCGGCCCTGGTCCGCGACGGCAGCGGCTGGATCGGCGGCGCCGACCCGCGCCGCGAGGGCGCGGTCCTCGGCAGCCCGCGCTAG
- a CDS encoding amino acid permease, with amino-acid sequence MTEIRTTATSLNAEDSGYHKALKPRQLQMIAIGGAIGTGLFLGAGGRLHNAGPSLFLVYLVCGVFVFFILRALGELVLHRPSSGSFVSYAREFFGEKAAFVAGWMYFLNWSMTGIVDTTAVATYLHYWGPFQPVAQWILALGALIIVLGINLASVKWFGEMEFWAAMIKVLALLTFLVVGTVFLAGRFKVDGQSTGFGMVSDAGGWFPTGVLPLVTVTSGVVFAYAAVEMVGIAAGETENPAKIMPRAINSVIMRIAVFYCGSVILLALLLPYTDYKSGESPFVTFFGKLGVAHMGSIMNFVVLTAALSSLNAGLYSTGRILRSMSMNGSAPKFTSRMSKAGVPYGGILLTAVIALFGIWLNYIVPSKAFEIVLNVASLGILASWATIVLCQLKLFYWWKKGQAERPAFRMIGAPYTGIATLVFLALVLVLMAFDRPVGTWTVASLVIIVPALAIGWKVASPRVLAIAKQREGYTGEFPVIPPIPMDDK; translated from the coding sequence ATGACCGAGATCCGGACAACTGCCACCAGCCTCAATGCCGAGGACAGCGGCTATCACAAAGCGCTCAAACCTCGGCAGTTGCAGATGATCGCCATCGGCGGTGCCATCGGCACCGGCCTGTTCCTGGGAGCGGGTGGCCGCCTGCACAATGCGGGCCCCTCGCTCTTTCTGGTGTATCTGGTCTGCGGCGTCTTCGTCTTCTTCATCCTGCGCGCGCTGGGTGAATTGGTGCTGCACCGCCCGTCCTCGGGCTCGTTCGTTTCCTACGCCCGCGAATTCTTCGGCGAGAAGGCCGCATTCGTGGCCGGGTGGATGTACTTCCTGAACTGGTCCATGACCGGCATCGTCGACACCACCGCGGTCGCCACCTACCTGCACTACTGGGGTCCGTTCCAGCCGGTCGCGCAATGGATCCTGGCGCTGGGCGCGCTGATCATCGTGCTCGGCATCAACCTGGCCTCGGTGAAATGGTTCGGCGAGATGGAGTTCTGGGCCGCCATGATCAAGGTGCTGGCCCTGCTGACCTTCCTGGTCGTGGGCACCGTCTTCCTCGCCGGGCGCTTCAAGGTCGACGGCCAGAGCACCGGCTTCGGCATGGTCTCCGACGCCGGCGGCTGGTTCCCCACCGGCGTGCTGCCGCTGGTCACCGTCACCTCCGGTGTCGTATTCGCCTATGCCGCCGTGGAAATGGTCGGCATCGCGGCCGGCGAGACCGAGAATCCGGCCAAGATCATGCCGCGCGCCATCAATTCGGTGATCATGCGTATCGCGGTGTTCTACTGCGGCTCGGTCATTCTGCTCGCGCTGCTGCTGCCCTACACCGATTACAAGTCGGGGGAGAGCCCGTTCGTCACCTTCTTCGGCAAACTCGGTGTGGCGCACATGGGCTCGATCATGAATTTCGTGGTGCTCACCGCCGCGCTGTCGAGTTTGAATGCCGGACTGTATTCCACCGGTCGTATTCTGCGGTCGATGTCGATGAACGGCAGTGCGCCGAAATTCACCTCGCGCATGTCGAAAGCCGGTGTGCCCTACGGCGGCATTCTGCTCACCGCGGTGATCGCGCTGTTCGGTATCTGGCTCAATTACATCGTGCCGTCCAAGGCGTTCGAGATCGTGCTGAATGTGGCCTCGCTCGGCATTCTGGCGTCCTGGGCGACCATCGTGCTGTGCCAGTTGAAGCTGTTCTACTGGTGGAAGAAGGGGCAGGCCGAGCGGCCCGCGTTCCGGATGATCGGCGCGCCCTATACGGGCATCGCCACGCTGGTGTTCCTGGCTTTGGTGCTGGTGCTCATGGCATTCGACCGGCCGGTCGGTACGTGGACGGTGGCGAGCCTGGTGATCATCGTGCCCGCCTTGGCCATCGGCTGGAAGGTCGCCAGCCCGCGGGTGTTGGCCATCGCCAAACAGCGGGAGGGCTACACCGGAGAATTCCCGGTGATTCCGCCGATCCCGATGGACGACAAGTAG